The following DNA comes from Rhizobium sp. BT04.
ACCATAATAATAGCCGCTTTCCTCCTGGCGCCGGCGATAATCGTAATAGTCGCCGATGTTGTTCAGTGCCGAAGACAGCATGTAGCCTGTCAGGAATGGCACGAAGAAGCTGCCGCTTGCGCCGGTATTGTTGTTAGGGACGGCATTGGCCCGCTGTTCCGCGCATTGGCCCGAGCCGTATTCGGCCTCACAGGCGGCCATGCCGTTGAAACGCGGCGCGGTGGCGAGATGGGCCCGCATGGCATCCTGATAGCCGGCCTGGCAGACCTGCCGGTCCATGCCGGATGCCACGCATTGGTCGACAGAGGTGAACATCGTGTCCGAAGGCGTCTGATCGCCGCAGCCGGACAGCGCCAGGGTCGAGGCGGCGATCGTGCCGAGGGCCAGGAAAGGTCGTTTGTGCCCGCTCTTACGTCTGCGCATCGTTCCCTCCCCTCAATAGGTCATGCAGGCGGCATTGAGAATACCGATGACCAGTGCGATACCGCCGCCCCATATGCCCGCGGCGATATTGTCGGCGGTGATCTTCTCATGCAGGTCCGTCATGGTGAAATTCGCGATGTAGTAAGCGAGAATCTGCGCCAGGATGCCTATCACCGCCCAGATGATGTAGTCGACGATGCTGACCGAATTGGCAGCAGCCGAAGCCAGAGGCAGGCTGAAACCGACAAGCGCACCCAAAAATGCCGTGACGGCGGCAAGATTGCCGGCACGAATGAGTTCGACTTCTTTTTGCGGCGTCAGGAATGTGTAGATCACCGCGAAAACGACATAGGCGGCAAGACCGACGGCGAAATAACCGAGGAAGGCAGGCAGACCCGCCACGTAAACGAGCATTGAAAAAGTCCTCCGTTGAAAATTGATAGTCTGTCAGACGCGGCGAACATCGGCCGGAGCAAGTCCATAGCCGATCAGAAATTCCACCGAGCTTCCCGCCTGGCTCTGTGCGAGATCGAGGTCGCGCTCGACATTGATCAGAAGCATTTCGCGCGTCGAGCCAAGCGGGCGATAATACAGCATGCAGGTCTGGTGAATGGAGCGCTGCTCTTCACCATCGTCGACCTTTTCGACAAATTCGACCAGTTGAGCGCGCTCCGGGCCGTCGCCCCAGAAGCGGTTATAGAGGATCCCATCGGCATCGTAGGAGGGCTGGCCGATCAGGCCGTTCGGTCCGGTCCAGCGGTTCCATTCGCTCTGCCCGGCAGGCACGACGCTGTCCCAGGGCTGATAAAAGCTGATGTCGTCGACGGCATCACCGGGCTGGCCCGACGTCGACATGACCTGAATTATCCGGTGGTCTTCATCGTAGTAACGCGACAAAACCGTCGCCGCATCGAGCGCTACCTCACCGTAGCCGGCAATGATGAAGGGGCCGCTCCGTGGCAGCGGCATAGCCGGCTCGCCGCCCAAGGCCTCGGCCTCGAGGGAGAGGAAATCGATCTCCAAGGCCCCGCCGATAGCGGCGCTCAAGGGGCCGAGTTCCTTGGGCAAGGGCTTTTCGTTCTTGTCTCCGCCGAACCATCCGATCATGATACGTCTCCCATTCGAGCCCAAGCGATGGCAGCGGGATCTAGCCGCATTCCGCTGATGTAGTAAAGGGTCTCGCCGCCCCGCATCAGCACCTCGTCCCGGCAATTGAGGTCGGTCATGCCCTGGCTCAGCAAGCCCACCAGCGTGACATTGTGCTCACGCTTGAGGCTTAAAAACACGTCCCCATAGAGCAGCGGCCTTTGCAAAGGCGGTACCGGCAGGGAAAAGGCCGTGTCGGTGGAGGCGGCAGACAACAGCCGTGCGGCGATTTCCGAAGAGCCCGGATCACGGGCGGCACGCGACAGCAGCTCCTCGGCGAGCGAGCCGACCGCCTCGACGCGCGGCCGCAGTTGTTTGACCATCTGTGCCGTGCGGTCGTCGGCGAAATAAGCCACGATATGGGCATTTGGCGCATGGTCTTCGGCAATCAGCACTGCGGCCAGGGTCTCGTCGTCATTGGCTCCGCGCGCGATGATCGCGCGCGCCTGCGCCACGCCTGCCCGCACCAGAGCGTCGGCATCGGCGAGCCGCTCGGTTCTGATATAGTCGGCATAGTCGCTGGCGGGATTTTCCGCCAGCTCCTTGGCAACCAGAACGCTCATCGGTTCGTTGGCCTGCCGTTCCGCATGCAGCAGCCGCAGCGTCTGGTATGTCTGCCCCTCTTGCCAGCCGAGGACGATGATATGGCCGGCGCGTTCGCTGTAGTCACCCAATCCGCGCATGCGGTTCCTCCAGATCGTGCCGATAGTTGTCAACAATTTGCCGAGAACAGCGGTGAAGATGGCAATGCCGCCGGGAAGAACGAACAGGACGGCAATGATCCGGCCAAGCCCCGATTTTGGGGCAAGATCTCCATAGCCGACAGTCGTTGCTGTAACCATATAGTAGTAAAG
Coding sequences within:
- a CDS encoding ion channel — its product is MPFIASLLRRVYLSLSELAWSALFLILVIHLIASYLLFVLAGEGDLVGKPVDFLYYYMVTATTVGYGDLAPKSGLGRIIAVLFVLPGGIAIFTAVLGKLLTTIGTIWRNRMRGLGDYSERAGHIIVLGWQEGQTYQTLRLLHAERQANEPMSVLVAKELAENPASDYADYIRTERLADADALVRAGVAQARAIIARGANDDETLAAVLIAEDHAPNAHIVAYFADDRTAQMVKQLRPRVEAVGSLAEELLSRAARDPGSSEIAARLLSAASTDTAFSLPVPPLQRPLLYGDVFLSLKREHNVTLVGLLSQGMTDLNCRDEVLMRGGETLYYISGMRLDPAAIAWARMGDVS
- a CDS encoding DUF350 domain-containing protein, which gives rise to MLVYVAGLPAFLGYFAVGLAAYVVFAVIYTFLTPQKEVELIRAGNLAAVTAFLGALVGFSLPLASAAANSVSIVDYIIWAVIGILAQILAYYIANFTMTDLHEKITADNIAAGIWGGGIALVIGILNAACMTY
- a CDS encoding DUF2491 family protein, which translates into the protein MIGWFGGDKNEKPLPKELGPLSAAIGGALEIDFLSLEAEALGGEPAMPLPRSGPFIIAGYGEVALDAATVLSRYYDEDHRIIQVMSTSGQPGDAVDDISFYQPWDSVVPAGQSEWNRWTGPNGLIGQPSYDADGILYNRFWGDGPERAQLVEFVEKVDDGEEQRSIHQTCMLYYRPLGSTREMLLINVERDLDLAQSQAGSSVEFLIGYGLAPADVRRV
- a CDS encoding DUF1190 domain-containing protein gives rise to the protein MRRRKSGHKRPFLALGTIAASTLALSGCGDQTPSDTMFTSVDQCVASGMDRQVCQAGYQDAMRAHLATAPRFNGMAACEAEYGSGQCAEQRANAVPNNNTGASGSFFVPFLTGYMLSSALNNIGDYYDYRRRQEESGYYYGSTPIYRNRSGQTVTTTVRSGGGSLNDSVTAPSRQSVKPVNVNTRTVARQGFGGRSSFSFGG